The Sulfurospirillum diekertiae genomic sequence CATGTTAGAAGCGTTAAGGGATGCGATTATCTTCACACTTTTTGTTTTACTTTTCTTTTTAGGCAACCTAAAAGCGATTGCGGCAGCGGCCATTTCAATACCGCTTGTTTTCTTAGGGACTATTGGCGTGATTTGGTTGGGTGGTGGTGAACTAAACATCGTTATTTATACAGCTGTTATTTTAGCGCTTGGTATGCTTGTCGATGATGCCGTTGTTGTTTTGGAAAATATCGAGAGACACTTAGTTGAACTGCATGAGAATCTAGAACAATCTGTGTTTAAGGGCACACAAGAGGTTGTTATGCCTGTTTTTGCCGGGACTATTGCAACCATTGTCATGATAGCACCCTTAATGTTTGTGGGTGATTTTCCGCAAACGATTTATCGTCCTCTTATTTCAACGTTGATTATTGCACTGATTATTTCATATGTTTTATCTATCACGCTGGTCCCAAAATTTTCAGCCTATCTTTACCGCAACGGGGTCAATAAAAATCGTTTTGAAGTGATGTTTGAAAAGATCTATGAAAACAGTTTAGGTAGAGCTATTATCCCATATGAGTCCGTTTTAAAATTTTCAAATACAGGTAGAACGATTTTACGAAAAATAGTACTCTTTCTAGGGGTGATTCTTCTGCTTATTTTTAGTGTTAAAGGCGTTATGCCTCTTATTGGAAAAGATGCGATGCCTCCGATGGATACGGGTATCATTAAAGCCAAAGTTGCTTTTAGCGTGAACAGTAAAGTGGAAGAAGTGCAAGCCAAAATGAAGCCTTTTTTTGTGTGGCTTAATGGGCAAAATTTTGTTAAAACAAGTTCAACTGCTTTTGGTGGTGAAGCGGGTGTTTTATCGATTGGAAGCGGTAATTTGCCAACTGAAGTTTCAATGACGATTTTATGTAAAAATCGATTTGAGAGAGATCAAACGATTTGGCAAATAGAAGATGCAATACGCGCTAAACTAAATGCACTAGATGGTGTAAAATCTGTCGATGTCTACGACTTTGGTGCAACGGCAAACTCGTCTATTAAAGCAGCACTTGATGTGCGAATGACGGCTAGTGTTCCTGATGCGTTGTATGAAAATAGCAAAAAAGTCACTAAAACTCTTTTACATGTAAGGGGTTTGACAAGCGTCACACCCAGTTGGTTAGACGATCTTTTTGAAGTCGAAGTCGTAATTGATCAAAATAAAGCACTTTCCTATGGACTAAGCCCGATGGGAATAGTCTCTCAAATTCCTATTCGTGGTGAAATTGTAGCCGTTAGTGGAAATTTAGCTTCCATGAATAATCAGCCTGTGCGACTTTATCTTTCAGGTAGTTTTCAAGAGCATCTTGTCTCGCTTCAAAATTTGCCTATCATGTCCAATGGTGGTCTAATTCCTTTAGGTGCTGTGGCTGAGCTTAAAGGGAATTTTACGCCCTCTAAAATCGAGAGAGATGGTTTGCTCTATAGTCTTGATGTCAATGGTTATCGATCAAAAAGAGCCATTAGCCATATTACCGACGATGCAGATAGTGCATTAAAATCTTTACAACTTGGAGATATCACCATCACGCAACAAGGTGACATTGTGCAACTTAACGACTCTTCTGCTCGCATGCTTCGTGCCATTGGTATTGGAACGGCACTTTTATTTGTCTCTTTGATGGCAATTTAT encodes the following:
- a CDS encoding efflux RND transporter permease subunit, producing the protein MFEFFYKRPYFIVAMVLLMSFTGIVGLSTLPKNLFPDAERPTVVVITQSPGMTAKVAASSVSKPIEEEVARLGKIRTVSSINLANFSIVKAEFEYAKSLDGAAVDVSNAIATAKSKLPEGVNPTVYVTGSFTAPVEVISISPKDETLSLVDVRKIADSFIKPKLLSTKGVGNVEVFGGHQSALTIKVDSIKVVNNGLDMGTLAKTIASIDKDMPMGFIKNQDGVTTFTYYGEKSSVKSLNGLKIAPNVTLGDIATVAWSEVENMSVFLGNGKEGIALSVQRSPGGSVLETSKATRGQIELLQKEYPKLSFEIVDTQRDLIETANTNMLEALRDAIIFTLFVLLFFLGNLKAIAAAAISIPLVFLGTIGVIWLGGGELNIVIYTAVILALGMLVDDAVVVLENIERHLVELHENLEQSVFKGTQEVVMPVFAGTIATIVMIAPLMFVGDFPQTIYRPLISTLIIALIISYVLSITLVPKFSAYLYRNGVNKNRFEVMFEKIYENSLGRAIIPYESVLKFSNTGRTILRKIVLFLGVILLLIFSVKGVMPLIGKDAMPPMDTGIIKAKVAFSVNSKVEEVQAKMKPFFVWLNGQNFVKTSSTAFGGEAGVLSIGSGNLPTEVSMTILCKNRFERDQTIWQIEDAIRAKLNALDGVKSVDVYDFGATANSSIKAALDVRMTASVPDALYENSKKVTKTLLHVRGLTSVTPSWLDDLFEVEVVIDQNKALSYGLSPMGIVSQIPIRGEIVAVSGNLASMNNQPVRLYLSGSFQEHLVSLQNLPIMSNGGLIPLGAVAELKGNFTPSKIERDGLLYSLDVNGYRSKRAISHITDDADSALKSLQLGDITITQQGDIVQLNDSSARMLRAIGIGTALLFVSLMAIYGSAVMSLVMILVLPLSLIGAAWGMLIFDKPSCMPSMLGILLLFGIIIKNSILLMDFYRTKRQTHPPFESALESMKVRFRPVMMTAFGTIAGMLPIAFEWAVGLERLSPLADVAIGGLLVGTILTLIYVPLLAYSTDRNKKER